Proteins from a genomic interval of Methanofollis formosanus:
- a CDS encoding DUF5320 domain-containing protein — translation MPGMDGTGPQGRGPLTGWGRGRCRPVAPAPIAETDEKAAPAPPQQGVVYGLGRGGLPRGCGRGRGFGGGRGRRW, via the coding sequence ATGCCAGGTATGGACGGTACCGGTCCCCAGGGGAGGGGGCCACTGACCGGATGGGGACGCGGCCGGTGCAGGCCGGTCGCTCCCGCACCCATCGCAGAGACCGACGAAAAAGCAGCACCGGCACCGCCGCAGCAGGGCGTCGTCTACGGCCTCGGGCGCGGCGGACTTCCGCGGGGTTGCGGCAGGGGCCGCGGCTTTGGCGGAGGACGCGGCCGGCGCTGGTGA
- a CDS encoding DUF1922 domain-containing protein gives MYRVIRCPGCLTFTYVDPYQHWKLCHVCGEVIDVMRAPVYLEALDHQDAEKVVCQLQEFLDDTGRDDLDDSEKNRLRLEYSRWVRSRIE, from the coding sequence ATGTACCGCGTCATCCGCTGTCCGGGGTGCCTCACCTTCACCTATGTCGACCCCTACCAGCACTGGAAGCTCTGCCATGTCTGTGGGGAGGTGATAGACGTCATGCGCGCCCCCGTCTATCTCGAAGCCCTCGACCATCAGGACGCGGAAAAGGTTGTCTGCCAGCTCCAGGAATTTCTGGACGATACCGGCAGAGACGATCTGGACGATTCGGAGAAAAATAGGCTCCGTTTGGAATATTCCCGCTGGGTTCGAAGCCGGATCGAATAG
- a CDS encoding DNA helicase PriA — translation MIRHECGYEAPVFCRRCGRPLEYAERRGIYCPNCGRQVTMICPKCGKRW, via the coding sequence ATGATACGGCATGAATGCGGATATGAGGCGCCGGTCTTCTGCCGGCGCTGCGGCCGCCCCCTCGAATACGCCGAACGCCGCGGGATCTATTGTCCGAACTGCGGCCGTCAGGTGACGATGATCTGCCCGAAATGTGGGAAACGCTGGTGA
- a CDS encoding formylmethanofuran dehydrogenase subunit C yields the protein MRVVLTMKKRTNPHIPIEAETINPAFLRWGSDDLTVWEGNKERRLDEVFEIEVEGTASSVNEVEVVLRGDTSRVKRVGEYMDGGRIVIEGDIGMHCANFMAAGTIEVMGNAGGWFARELRGGTVVCHGDAGHYCAAGYRGEKKGMKGGKVEVFGNAGDFTAEHLFGGEVIVHGNCGDMPGVEMQGGTLTIHGDCSRPCGNMTDGRCVVLGCASGMLPTFEKQGEAEGPDGLPLTRFTGDVANRGKGNLLVRRYQYLE from the coding sequence ATGCGGGTCGTGCTGACGATGAAGAAGCGCACGAACCCGCACATCCCCATCGAGGCAGAGACGATCAACCCGGCCTTCCTGCGGTGGGGGTCTGACGACCTCACGGTCTGGGAGGGGAACAAAGAGCGCCGCCTCGACGAGGTCTTTGAGATCGAGGTGGAGGGCACGGCCTCATCGGTCAACGAGGTCGAGGTGGTGCTCCGCGGCGACACCTCCAGGGTGAAGCGGGTCGGCGAGTACATGGACGGCGGCCGGATCGTCATCGAGGGCGATATCGGGATGCACTGCGCCAACTTCATGGCCGCAGGCACCATCGAGGTGATGGGCAATGCCGGCGGGTGGTTTGCCCGCGAACTGCGGGGCGGCACGGTCGTCTGCCACGGCGACGCGGGTCATTACTGCGCCGCAGGCTACCGGGGCGAGAAGAAGGGGATGAAAGGCGGGAAGGTGGAGGTCTTCGGGAACGCCGGGGACTTCACGGCCGAACATCTCTTCGGCGGCGAGGTGATCGTCCACGGGAACTGCGGCGATATGCCCGGCGTCGAAATGCAGGGCGGGACGCTCACCATCCACGGCGACTGTTCGCGGCCCTGCGGGAACATGACCGACGGGAGGTGCGTGGTGCTGGGATGCGCGTCGGGGATGCTCCCGACGTTCGAGAAGCAGGGCGAGGCAGAAGGACCAGACGGTCTCCCGCTCACCCGCTTCACCGGCGACGTGGCCAACCGCGGAAAAGGAAATCTTTTGGTCAGGCGCTATCAATATCTGGAATGA